The proteins below come from a single Argentina anserina chromosome 1, drPotAnse1.1, whole genome shotgun sequence genomic window:
- the LOC126794503 gene encoding thiol protease aleurain-like has translation MASSRFTLLLSLFAVVLISSAASSFDESNPIKLASDGLRELQDEFVQVLGHVRHVHSFARFAFRYEKKYESLEEMRRRFEIFAENKKLIRSTNKKGLSYKLGVNRFADWTWEEFQRHRLGAAQNCSATTKGNHKLTDAVPPLTKNWRDEGIVTPVKDQGHCGSCWTFSTTGALEAAYVQAFGKQISLSEQQLVDCAGAFNNFGCHGGLPSQAFEYIKYNGGLDTEEAYPYTGADGACKFSSANVGVQVLDSVNITLGNEEELKHAVAFVRPVSIAFQVVSDFRLYKSGVYTSETCGNTPMDVNHAVLAVGYGVEDGVPYWLIKNSWGQSWGDNGYFKMEYGKNMCGIATCASYPVVA, from the exons ATGGCTTCTTCTCGTTTCACGCTGCTCCTGTCTCTGTTCGCCGTCGTTCTCATCAGCTCCGCCGCATCGAGCTTCGATGAGTCCAACCCCATCAAGCTTGCCTCCGACGGCCTCCGTGAGCTGCAGGACGAGTTCGTCCAAGTCCTCGGCCATGTTCGTCACGTCCACTCCTTCGCTCGTTTCGCTTTCAG GTACGAGAAGAAGTACGAGAGCTTGGAGGAGATGAGGCGGCGGTTCGAGATTTTTGCCGAGAATAAGAAGTTGATTCGATCCACCAACAAGAAGGGCTTGTCTTACAAGCTCGGTGTCAACC GGTTTGCTGATTGGACTTGGGAAGAGTTCCAGAGGCACAGGTTGGGGGCTGCTCAGAACTGCTCTGCCACCACTAAGGGCAATCACAAGCTCACCGACGCTGTTCCACCTCTAACG AAAAACTGGAGGGATGAAGGCATAGTCACCCCAGTTAAGGACCAAGGTCACTGTGGATCTTGCTGGACATTCAG TACCACTGGAGCTCTTGAGGCAGCTTATGTACAAGCATTTGGGAAGCAAATTTCTCTGTCTGAACAGCAGCTTGTGGATTGTGCTGGAGCTTTCAACAACTTTGGGTGCCATGGTGGATTGCCATCGCAAGCCTTTGAGTACATCAAATACAATGGCGGCCTTGACACCGAAGAAGCTTATCCTTACACCGGAGCAGATGGTGCCTGCAAGTTTTCGTCTGCAAATGTTGGTGTCCAAGTGCTCGACTCTGTCAACATTACCCTG GGTAATGAAGAAGAATTGAAGCACGCTGTCGCATTTGTTAGGCCAGTCAGCATAGCATTCCAGGTGGTCAGTGatttccgattgtacaagtCAGGAGTTTACACTAGTGAGACATGCGGCAACACTCCAATG GATGTGAACCATGCTGTTCTTgctgttggatatggagtgGAAGACGGTGTCCCATACTGGCTCATCAAGAACTCTTGGGGACAAAGCTGGGGTGACAATGGCTACTTCAAGATGGAGTATGGAAAGAACATGTGTG GCATTGCAACTTGTGCTTCCTACCCTGTTGTAGCTTAA